The following DNA comes from Tautonia marina.
ACTCCGGAGGCCTCCCCAGCCATGAGAGATCATCCGGGACCGGTTCCACATGCACGGTCAAGGCGTGTCGCGTATCGCGTTGCTCTCCCGAAACCTGCACCACGCCATCGCGGTCATAGGAGAGCGAAACCTCCACATCCACCTCAGCATCGGTCGCCTGAATTCCGGTGAAAACATATTTTCCCAGGATGGTGCAATCCAGCGGATCGGGGCTTTCTCCCTGGGTCAGGTACACTTCCATCCGATCGTTTGCGCCGCCGTGCGTGGCAAGCCGGTACGATCGCGTCTCGCAGGCTGGAATCGGCAGGTTCCGAGGAATGACCAGATCGTTGACATATCGTGTGCCGTCGGGGCTAATGGCTACTGTCCCCAGGCTGTGCGACATCACATCCTTGATCCGTTTGGCTCCCGGCAGGGTCAACGTGGGGCGAGGGGCCGTCGTCGTCCCTCCCAGGGTGAACCGAGGGCGAGCGTCATCGGGGCTCTTGTCTCCCGCAAGGATGGCCGCCTGGATCACGGCTCCCAGCGCAACCACTTCATCGACATTCACGCCCGCCCGAGGAGGCTGGCCGCTCATCTCGGTCACAAACTTCCGCACCATCGGCATGCGCGTCGAGCCACCCACGAGCAGGACCCCCGCGAGGCCCGACCAGCCCAGCCCGGCCGCCTGAATCGCCTCCTGGGTCAAGGCCCTCGTCCGATCCATCAACGGGAAAGTCATCCCTTCAAATTCATCTCGGGTGAACTCAAAACTCCGACGCTCGGCGCCGAGTTGGAGCGTGACCCGAGTCGCCGACCGTTCCGACAGCTGCCACTTTGCCTGTTCACTCCGCACCAAGACCTCATTCAGGGCGATCGGATCGTCCAGGGGATCGAACCCCGTCTCCGCCTCAAACCGCTCGGCCAGGAACGTGGCGATGCGGTCATCCCAGTTCTTTCCGCCGAGGTCATGGTCCCCCGCGGTCGCTCGAACGACAATTTCCTCCGGGGTGATCGTGGCAACGGTCACATCGAAGGTTCCCCCGCCGAGGTCATAAATCAGAACCGTTTCCTCGACCCCGCTGCGCTGGAGGCCATAGGCAAGAGCCGCGGCGGTCGGCTCGTTGATAATCCCCATCACCTCCAGCCCGGCCTGTTCTCCGGCGTCGATGGTGGCCTTCCGTTGTGCATCGGCGAAGTAGGCGGGAACGGTAATGACGGCCTGGGTGACCGGTTCGCCGATCACCGCTTCGGCATCCTCCTTCAAGCGAGCCAGGATGAGGGCCGAAAGCTCCGTCGCGCCGAATTCACGGTCCCCGAAGCGAAGGGAGAACAGCGGATTGCCCATTTGCGGCTTGAAGAAACTGGCGATCTGATCGTCGCCGAGTCGAGCGTATTCCTTCGCTTCCTGCCCAATGCTCGGAGGATCGGTCCCAAAGTAAAGGACAGAGGGAGTGATGGTCGCTCCGTCTCGATTCGGGATCACTTCCGGTCTGCCATAGGCGTTGCGTCGCGCGACGACGGAATTAGTCGTTCCCAG
Coding sequences within:
- a CDS encoding Hsp70 family protein → MSAFVGIDLGTTNSVVARRNAYGRPEVIPNRDGATITPSVLYFGTDPPSIGQEAKEYARLGDDQIASFFKPQMGNPLFSLRFGDREFGATELSALILARLKEDAEAVIGEPVTQAVITVPAYFADAQRKATIDAGEQAGLEVMGIINEPTAAALAYGLQRSGVEETVLIYDLGGGTFDVTVATITPEEIVVRATAGDHDLGGKNWDDRIATFLAERFEAETGFDPLDDPIALNEVLVRSEQAKWQLSERSATRVTLQLGAERRSFEFTRDEFEGMTFPLMDRTRALTQEAIQAAGLGWSGLAGVLLVGGSTRMPMVRKFVTEMSGQPPRAGVNVDEVVALGAVIQAAILAGDKSPDDARPRFTLGGTTTAPRPTLTLPGAKRIKDVMSHSLGTVAISPDGTRYVNDLVIPRNLPIPACETRSYRLATHGGANDRMEVYLTQGESPDPLDCTILGKYVFTGIQATDAEVDVEVSLSYDRDGVVQVSGEQRDTRHALTVHVEPVPDDLSWLGRPPESRSVEGDPSPIRIFLLIDVSSSMAGEPLVEAQEAARAFLDRCDFTHTEVGLISFSDQVDLQADATDNARRVLAAINRLVAEGTTNLTEAIELAHAHLTELDRTRYLVLLTDGYPDAPESAVEQADLAKQDGVEIVAIGTGEADLDYLRRLASTEEGSMFARRGELVQAFGHIARVIAEGGRSLRLMERDG